The following proteins come from a genomic window of Terriglobia bacterium:
- a CDS encoding HU family DNA-binding protein, which translates to MTKMMTKSQIVAHLADKNGLQKRQAAALLEELAALAEKETRNTGQFVVPGFGKAVKAHRKARKGRNPQTGAEIKIPARTVVKFRLAKAFKDAVVPAKKKK; encoded by the coding sequence ATAACGAAGATGATGACGAAATCGCAGATTGTGGCTCACCTGGCGGATAAGAATGGGTTGCAAAAAAGGCAGGCGGCCGCACTTTTAGAAGAACTGGCGGCACTGGCAGAAAAAGAGACCAGGAACACCGGACAGTTTGTAGTTCCCGGCTTTGGAAAAGCCGTGAAGGCCCACCGTAAGGCCCGGAAAGGCCGCAATCCTCAGACGGGCGCGGAAATCAAGATTCCGGCCCGGACCGTTGTAAAATTCCGCCTTGCCAAGGCATTTAAAGATGCCGTTGTTCCTGCTAAAAAGAAGAAATAA
- a CDS encoding beta-agarase, with protein MERKLVILTLLLSCLFFAPAPLRPAEGYFRVEQRSGVWWFVAPSGSLALSIGVNNISYRGDVIHGTTQHPYFENISTIYPDKNAWIQAETKRLSLWAFNSIGSWSDPALWGRTMPYAVILDIATSSGADWLKGVPVDVYSPRFEATAQKIAKEECGPRAQDPELIGYFSDNELRWGPDWRGKQNMLAMYLNLPSDAPGRQHAIDFLKQRYSGQIQKLNQAWGVHAKSFADVPAEAGTKAFEADNSEFLGMVARRYFQVCAGAIHEADPNHLYLGAKFAGTPPDPVLRASDHTDVVSVDVYRFDPRPTVRHIYRLTRRPVLVAEFAFRAEDSGLPNTQGAGPKVPNQAARSRAYTNYVKWLESLPEAVGYHWFEWCDEPHEGRFDGENSNYGLVNIHDQPYTQFVKAVTRANREAVAVHQRLR; from the coding sequence ATGGAGAGGAAACTGGTGATACTGACTTTACTATTGAGTTGCCTCTTCTTCGCGCCAGCGCCACTTCGCCCCGCGGAAGGCTACTTTCGCGTCGAACAACGCTCGGGCGTATGGTGGTTTGTCGCCCCCTCGGGCAGTCTCGCGCTTTCCATCGGGGTCAACAACATATCCTACCGCGGCGATGTCATCCACGGGACCACACAACATCCCTACTTCGAAAATATTTCGACGATTTATCCCGACAAGAATGCCTGGATCCAGGCTGAGACGAAGCGTTTAAGTCTTTGGGCGTTCAACAGCATTGGATCGTGGTCGGATCCCGCCCTGTGGGGCCGCACGATGCCATACGCGGTGATTCTCGACATCGCCACCAGCTCCGGCGCCGACTGGCTCAAAGGAGTTCCCGTGGACGTGTATAGCCCGCGCTTCGAAGCCACGGCACAGAAGATTGCGAAGGAAGAGTGCGGACCACGAGCGCAGGACCCTGAATTGATCGGCTACTTCAGCGACAACGAACTGCGCTGGGGGCCCGATTGGCGCGGTAAGCAGAACATGCTGGCAATGTATCTGAATTTGCCGTCAGACGCTCCTGGCAGGCAACACGCAATTGACTTCCTGAAGCAAAGGTATTCCGGCCAGATCCAGAAGCTCAATCAGGCATGGGGTGTCCACGCAAAAAGTTTTGCAGATGTTCCTGCTGAAGCTGGAACAAAGGCGTTCGAGGCCGACAACTCGGAATTCCTGGGCATGGTCGCCCGGCGGTACTTTCAGGTCTGCGCCGGCGCAATCCACGAAGCCGACCCCAACCATCTTTATCTCGGCGCCAAGTTTGCAGGGACCCCGCCTGATCCGGTGCTGCGCGCTTCGGACCATACCGACGTGGTGTCAGTGGACGTTTACCGGTTCGATCCACGCCCGACTGTCAGGCACATCTACAGGTTGACGCGTCGCCCCGTCCTGGTGGCGGAATTCGCCTTCCGAGCCGAGGACTCCGGCCTCCCCAATACGCAGGGCGCCGGACCCAAGGTGCCAAACCAGGCAGCGCGCTCCCGCGCTTACACGAACTACGTGAAATGGCTGGAAAGTCTGCCTGAAGCTGTTGGTTATCACTGGTTCGAATGGTGTGATGAACCCCATGAGGGCCGCTTCGACGGCGAAAACTCGAACTATGGGCTCGTCAACATCCACGACCAGCCCTACACGCAATTTGTAAAGGCGGTGACGCGAGCCAACCGCGAAGCGGTCGCGGTCCACCAACGCCTGAGGTAG
- a CDS encoding ROK family protein, whose translation METDQKSSSNLIVLGLDIGGTEIKAALVNGKGSIITSHRAPTPRTMGDFEGAMKELAGSLRIGEVKIQGVGIGCKGIIDPHSTRVIALPGELNYLEGRCLSEMISPFVPAGCPVAADNDARVAFVGEHIWGAARGRRNAIMLTLGTGVGGAILADGKIIRGAGGVAGHLGHLTVDPNGGLCICGNRGCLETFFSARAIEAEVFAAMHRGVKTQLLETGSRPPSCNDIFEFAQKGDEVARIAVERATFILGSAIAGLIHVLDPEVVILGGQITQAGDFLLGPIQKEIDWRTRYLLCRKVPVVKAQIAEPSGVVGAAALAIEAAIEADGVAAS comes from the coding sequence ATGGAGACGGACCAGAAAAGTTCCTCCAACTTGATTGTTCTTGGCCTGGATATCGGCGGAACCGAAATCAAAGCTGCCCTGGTCAACGGCAAAGGCAGTATCATAACATCCCACCGGGCGCCTACACCCAGGACAATGGGAGATTTTGAGGGAGCAATGAAGGAGCTCGCGGGGAGCCTCCGCATTGGTGAGGTAAAGATTCAGGGTGTGGGCATCGGATGCAAAGGCATTATTGATCCGCACTCGACGAGAGTGATAGCGCTGCCGGGCGAGCTGAATTATCTGGAAGGCCGCTGCTTGAGCGAAATGATCTCGCCTTTTGTTCCGGCTGGGTGCCCGGTCGCCGCCGATAATGATGCTCGCGTAGCGTTTGTGGGAGAACACATCTGGGGAGCAGCTCGGGGCCGGCGAAATGCCATCATGCTGACGCTTGGCACCGGCGTTGGGGGTGCAATCCTGGCGGACGGCAAGATTATTCGCGGGGCCGGCGGAGTGGCCGGTCACCTTGGGCACCTCACTGTTGATCCTAACGGCGGCCTCTGCATCTGTGGGAACCGCGGATGCCTGGAAACTTTCTTTTCCGCGCGCGCCATCGAGGCGGAGGTCTTTGCAGCCATGCATCGCGGGGTCAAAACGCAACTTCTTGAGACGGGTTCGCGGCCTCCGTCTTGCAATGACATCTTTGAATTTGCCCAAAAGGGCGATGAAGTTGCTCGAATTGCAGTCGAGAGGGCCACCTTTATTCTCGGAAGCGCCATCGCGGGCTTGATTCACGTGCTCGATCCCGAAGTCGTCATACTGGGCGGACAAATCACCCAGGCTGGTGATTTTCTGTTGGGTCCGATTCAGAAGGAAATCGATTGGCGTACCCGCTATCTGCTTTGCCGGAAGGTACCGGTTGTCAAAGCACAAATCGCGGAACCCTCCGGTGTTGTGGGCGCCGCCGCGCTGGCGATCGAAGCAGCCATAGAGGCAGACGGCGTTGCAGCCAGCTAA
- a CDS encoding SIS domain-containing protein, which translates to MSAAEQYFERTFQLLKELREKELPAIQQAAEICASSIAQGGLVFLFGNGHSRMMCEEMTPRQGGFPGFVALVEQSLSNHAAIVGVNGLRAPLFLEKYEGYAEQILRGFRFGPHDAFIIISTSGIRPVVVEMAAGAKRRGLPVIAIVSRAHSDQSLPAHSSGKKLIDFADVVIDNHCPPGDCVVELPGLEWRTGPASTVTGAAIMNMLRCEVAERLLARGIKPELLPSHQFVGNTSAEEQLERFYEAYRRSLRHLYE; encoded by the coding sequence ATGAGTGCTGCGGAACAATACTTCGAAAGGACCTTCCAGCTCCTCAAGGAGCTTCGAGAAAAGGAGCTGCCCGCCATCCAGCAGGCCGCCGAAATCTGCGCCTCGTCCATTGCTCAGGGAGGGTTGGTTTTCCTGTTTGGCAACGGCCACTCGCGCATGATGTGCGAAGAAATGACGCCGCGCCAGGGAGGTTTTCCGGGTTTTGTCGCACTGGTTGAACAGTCTCTTTCAAACCACGCCGCGATAGTGGGCGTCAACGGTCTGCGGGCCCCGCTTTTTCTGGAGAAATACGAAGGGTACGCCGAACAAATCCTCCGCGGATTTCGCTTCGGTCCGCACGATGCCTTTATCATCATCTCAACCAGCGGCATCCGTCCCGTCGTGGTGGAGATGGCTGCGGGCGCCAAGAGGCGTGGATTGCCCGTCATCGCCATTGTTTCCCGCGCCCATTCGGACCAGTCGCTTCCTGCCCATTCGTCGGGCAAAAAGCTCATCGATTTTGCAGATGTCGTCATTGATAATCATTGCCCACCGGGTGATTGCGTGGTGGAGTTGCCCGGTCTCGAGTGGCGCACCGGACCCGCTTCAACGGTGACGGGGGCGGCCATCATGAATATGCTGCGTTGCGAGGTGGCCGAGCGTCTGCTGGCCCGCGGAATCAAGCCGGAGCTGCTGCCCAGTCACCAGTTCGTTGGAAACACCAGCGCCGAGGAGCAGTTGGAGCGGTTTTACGAAGCCTATCGAAGGAGCCTTCGCCACCTCTATGAATAA
- a CDS encoding Gfo/Idh/MocA family oxidoreductase, translating to MNNVRIAMLGSGFVAEFYLQGLANVNGQRVVANFSRSRARAKEFARRWAVPEPTTNLDSLIARPDIDLYVIALPNEAHLPVSLALSRAARNQVCTKPLGRNRREAKAMLDAAKQSGAMHGYAETEVFAPCVVRAWETIQQGGIGRVLWVRSRESHGGPHSPHFWDIEKTGGGAMNDLGCHCIAAARYFFGKDDPIVEVMAWGSRLVHHKKTEGEDNALLVLKFKSGGIGHCELSWTTKGGLDLRNEVHGSEGSIFTDVTRGTPITSFSTRSAGYVVEKAEIDFGWTRPLPEEAFAYGYQSEMKHFVECAAKRAIPRETYHDGYIVNCVLEAGYQSMRSSRWVRVKS from the coding sequence ATGAATAATGTCCGGATCGCCATGCTCGGCTCGGGCTTCGTCGCGGAGTTTTATTTGCAAGGGCTGGCCAATGTCAACGGGCAGCGCGTCGTGGCGAATTTTTCGCGGAGCCGCGCCCGGGCAAAAGAGTTCGCCCGGCGATGGGCGGTCCCTGAGCCCACTACCAACCTCGATTCGCTGATTGCCCGGCCCGACATTGACCTTTATGTGATTGCGCTGCCGAACGAAGCCCACCTGCCAGTTTCGCTTGCTCTGTCACGCGCCGCCAGGAACCAGGTTTGCACCAAGCCCCTGGGCCGGAACCGCCGCGAGGCTAAGGCAATGCTAGACGCGGCAAAACAATCGGGCGCAATGCACGGCTATGCGGAAACGGAAGTCTTTGCTCCTTGTGTTGTGCGCGCCTGGGAGACCATCCAGCAGGGCGGAATTGGCCGGGTGCTGTGGGTCCGTTCCAGGGAATCGCACGGCGGTCCGCACAGCCCTCATTTCTGGGACATTGAAAAGACGGGCGGCGGCGCCATGAATGATCTCGGCTGCCATTGCATTGCGGCTGCGCGATACTTCTTTGGCAAGGACGATCCGATTGTTGAAGTGATGGCCTGGGGCTCCCGGCTGGTCCATCACAAAAAGACCGAGGGCGAAGACAACGCTCTGCTGGTGCTCAAATTCAAGAGCGGCGGTATTGGCCACTGCGAATTGTCCTGGACCACCAAAGGCGGTCTGGACCTGCGCAACGAGGTCCACGGTTCCGAAGGCTCGATTTTTACTGACGTCACTCGCGGCACTCCGATCACGAGTTTTTCCACCCGGTCGGCCGGCTATGTTGTCGAGAAGGCGGAGATTGATTTTGGCTGGACCCGGCCGCTGCCTGAGGAGGCTTTCGCCTACGGATATCAATCCGAGATGAAGCACTTTGTCGAGTGCGCCGCAAAGCGGGCGATACCCCGCGAAACTTACCATGACGGATACATTGTCAATTGTGTTCTTGAGGCGGGTTACCAGTCGATGCGCTCTTCGCGATGGGTGCGAGTCAAGTCCTGA
- a CDS encoding SDR family oxidoreductase → MDHVLLITGSSGIAEATALLAGRGNYKVFIAGRDESQCRELSARIAGSGYFAGDLREASAAEGAISGCMKHFGRVDAVFNVAGVSGRQFGDGPVHECSVEGWDKTLEANARPTFLMCRAAVRHWLAMGRRGTILNMASVLAFSPEPCHFSTHAYAASKGAIISMSRAMAAHYAAHGIRVNVIAPALVETPMSARAQADPEIVEFIRQKQPLSGGFLEAADVAETALFLLSERSRHVTGQVVAIDGGWSITG, encoded by the coding sequence ATGGACCACGTTCTGCTGATTACCGGTTCAAGCGGAATTGCCGAGGCCACCGCGTTGCTGGCGGGGCGGGGAAATTACAAGGTCTTCATCGCCGGCAGGGATGAATCACAATGCCGCGAGTTGAGCGCCAGGATCGCTGGCTCCGGCTATTTCGCCGGCGATTTGCGGGAAGCTTCAGCGGCGGAAGGCGCCATTTCCGGTTGCATGAAACATTTTGGTCGCGTCGATGCGGTTTTCAATGTGGCAGGAGTAAGCGGGCGGCAGTTTGGAGACGGGCCTGTCCACGAATGCTCGGTGGAAGGCTGGGACAAGACACTGGAGGCGAATGCCAGGCCAACTTTCCTGATGTGCCGCGCGGCGGTGCGCCACTGGCTCGCAATGGGCCGTCGCGGAACGATTCTGAACATGGCCAGCGTGCTGGCATTTTCTCCTGAGCCGTGTCACTTTTCGACCCACGCCTATGCAGCGAGCAAAGGCGCCATCATTTCTATGAGCCGGGCCATGGCGGCGCACTATGCTGCACACGGCATCCGGGTGAACGTGATCGCTCCCGCTCTGGTGGAGACTCCCATGAGCGCCCGCGCGCAAGCCGATCCGGAAATCGTGGAGTTTATCCGGCAAAAGCAGCCGTTGAGCGGGGGCTTTCTTGAAGCCGCGGATGTGGCAGAAACCGCGCTATTTCTGCTGAGCGAACGTTCGCGGCACGTGACGGGGCAGGTGGTGGCCATTGACGGAGGATGGTCAATTACAGGCTGA
- a CDS encoding methionine synthase, producing MKQRPLRTTVIGSYPFPGWLEFASTHLDQFGPADLEEMLDDAVGAAVKDQLDAGLDVITDGEQTRLDFNLSFYGFLSGIAAEPEPARRLGPPGHDQRGKHKVTGKIEAPKGLGTVCDFERLKRIAPAGAALKSSVPGPFTLSGRLVPNESYRDRYALTEALVPIVRRELESLVQAGCQEICVDEPSMSCYAHREDPRRFVDIFRRTTEGVRGRCCLSTHLCFGNYKGRAVAPRRYAPMFPAFLDLPVDEMHFEMASREFAELDLIKPVAERMDVAVGVIDVKSYYIETPDDVAARVRGCLRFAPAERLSLAPDCGLSQTARWASKRKLKALVEGVKIVRKELGIE from the coding sequence ATGAAGCAGCGCCCACTTCGAACCACCGTGATCGGAAGCTATCCCTTTCCTGGCTGGCTGGAGTTCGCTTCCACTCATCTCGATCAATTCGGTCCCGCCGATCTGGAGGAGATGCTGGATGACGCTGTTGGCGCGGCGGTGAAGGACCAGCTCGATGCTGGCCTGGATGTGATTACCGATGGCGAGCAGACGAGGCTCGATTTCAATCTCTCGTTCTACGGTTTCCTCTCCGGGATTGCCGCGGAACCCGAGCCGGCGCGCCGGTTGGGTCCGCCAGGGCACGACCAGCGGGGCAAGCACAAGGTGACGGGCAAGATCGAAGCCCCGAAAGGCCTTGGGACGGTCTGCGATTTCGAACGCCTGAAGCGCATCGCCCCAGCGGGCGCGGCCCTTAAGAGCAGCGTGCCGGGCCCCTTTACGCTGAGCGGCCGGTTGGTTCCAAACGAATCCTATCGAGACCGTTACGCGCTTACCGAAGCGCTGGTTCCCATCGTGCGGCGCGAACTCGAGTCATTGGTGCAGGCTGGCTGCCAGGAAATCTGCGTTGATGAACCTTCCATGAGCTGTTATGCGCATCGTGAAGATCCTCGAAGGTTCGTCGATATCTTTCGGCGCACTACGGAAGGCGTTCGGGGGCGCTGCTGCCTTTCCACGCACTTGTGCTTTGGCAATTACAAGGGCCGGGCGGTGGCGCCGCGACGTTATGCGCCCATGTTTCCCGCGTTTCTCGACCTGCCGGTGGACGAAATGCATTTTGAAATGGCCAGCCGCGAGTTTGCCGAACTGGACCTGATCAAGCCCGTGGCTGAGCGCATGGACGTGGCTGTTGGCGTGATCGACGTGAAGAGTTATTACATCGAGACGCCAGATGATGTGGCCGCGCGCGTCCGTGGCTGCCTGCGGTTCGCGCCTGCCGAGCGGCTTTCGCTGGCTCCTGATTGCGGGCTCAGCCAGACGGCGCGCTGGGCATCGAAGCGAAAACTAAAGGCGCTGGTGGAGGGCGTGAAAATCGTCCGCAAAGAACTGGGCATCGAATGA
- a CDS encoding MBL fold metallo-hydrolase, with amino-acid sequence MIRPVLQDEEFLADVRAADLDDGHFRLWWLGQSGFLVQWRGSHLLLDPYLSDSLTRKYAETDKPHIRMTERVVDPSALDFIDVVTSSHNHTDHLDGETLRPLLRVNPSLKIVVPEANRHVVSERLGIDPQLPMGARDGESAVAGEFRLTAIPAAHEEVGPGYVGYVVQFGPWTVYHSGDTLLYDGMAERLRKFAVNVALLPINGRAPERRVAGNLNAREAAALGKAIGARLVIPCHYEMFTFNTADPREFVEAAEAIGQPYHVLRCGERWESRSMGER; translated from the coding sequence ATGATCCGGCCGGTCTTGCAGGATGAAGAATTCCTGGCCGACGTTCGTGCCGCGGACCTGGACGACGGCCACTTTCGTTTGTGGTGGCTGGGGCAGAGCGGGTTCCTGGTTCAATGGCGCGGCAGCCATTTGCTGCTCGATCCTTACCTGTCCGACTCATTGACCAGGAAGTACGCAGAAACCGATAAGCCGCACATCCGAATGACCGAGCGGGTTGTGGATCCTTCGGCCCTCGACTTTATTGATGTGGTCACATCGAGCCACAACCATACAGACCATCTGGACGGTGAAACTTTGCGCCCGCTGCTGCGGGTGAATCCAAGCTTAAAAATCGTTGTGCCGGAAGCAAATCGCCACGTTGTGTCCGAGCGTTTGGGCATTGATCCACAGTTGCCGATGGGCGCGCGAGACGGAGAGTCTGCCGTGGCTGGAGAATTCAGGCTGACGGCAATTCCTGCTGCGCACGAAGAGGTGGGCCCGGGATATGTTGGTTACGTTGTGCAGTTCGGTCCGTGGACTGTTTACCACAGCGGCGACACGCTTCTCTATGACGGCATGGCGGAGCGGCTGCGGAAGTTTGCGGTCAACGTGGCCCTTCTGCCCATTAATGGCCGCGCTCCCGAGCGGCGAGTGGCCGGCAACCTGAATGCCCGTGAGGCCGCCGCACTCGGGAAGGCCATCGGCGCGCGGCTTGTCATTCCCTGCCACTACGAGATGTTCACATTTAACACCGCTGACCCGCGTGAGTTTGTCGAAGCCGCAGAGGCGATTGGCCAGCCATACCACGTTCTGCGGTGCGGGGAGCGATGGGAAAGCCGGAGCATGGGGGAGCGATAG
- a CDS encoding sugar phosphate isomerase/epimerase: MRRRELLLMGPAALLSVAAKRYQASRLSVEGYIFQQYAERQHKELGDVLDEIFPMARNAGFRNIELNQGFLTPELRSRVLELVGVNNLRMPSVYVGGPMHQRTLAERTIGQALEIAALCRNLGCRAVINNPDPKPHDVPKTDDELAVQVKMLDLMGRELAKRGFQFWTHAHAPQMADNAREWRYNLRHTDPKYVWVCLDIDWVYQGGQDPMELLREAGHRVASLHLRNSRNKLWLESFTTGDIDYSQIASYIRKINLKPLLVVELAYRRETVVTRPLEEDLRLSRIYAERVFGLHS; the protein is encoded by the coding sequence ATGAGACGTCGCGAGCTCTTGTTGATGGGACCGGCGGCCCTGCTGAGCGTGGCCGCAAAGCGTTATCAGGCCAGCAGGCTATCGGTCGAGGGCTACATTTTTCAGCAGTACGCGGAGCGGCAGCACAAGGAGCTTGGGGACGTTCTCGACGAAATCTTTCCCATGGCCCGCAATGCCGGGTTCCGCAATATTGAATTGAACCAGGGCTTCCTGACCCCGGAACTTCGCAGCCGGGTGCTGGAACTGGTGGGCGTGAACAACCTGCGCATGCCATCGGTCTATGTTGGCGGGCCGATGCACCAGCGCACTCTGGCTGAGCGCACCATCGGCCAGGCGCTCGAGATTGCGGCCCTTTGCAGGAACCTGGGGTGCCGCGCCGTGATCAACAATCCGGACCCCAAGCCGCACGACGTTCCAAAGACCGATGACGAACTTGCAGTCCAGGTGAAGATGCTTGACCTGATGGGACGCGAACTGGCGAAGCGTGGCTTTCAGTTCTGGACCCACGCACACGCTCCGCAGATGGCCGACAACGCGCGCGAGTGGCGATACAACCTTCGTCACACCGATCCCAAATATGTCTGGGTTTGTCTGGACATCGACTGGGTTTACCAGGGCGGCCAGGACCCCATGGAACTGTTGCGAGAAGCCGGACACCGCGTCGCCAGCCTGCATCTCAGGAATTCCCGCAATAAGTTGTGGCTGGAATCTTTTACCACCGGCGACATTGATTATTCCCAAATCGCTTCGTACATCAGGAAGATCAACCTGAAGCCGCTACTGGTGGTCGAACTCGCCTATCGAAGAGAGACCGTAGTTACTCGGCCGCTCGAAGAGGATTTGCGCCTGAGCCGGATCTATGCGGAGCGGGTTTTTGGTCTCCATTCATGA
- a CDS encoding glycoside hydrolase family 2 TIM barrel-domain containing protein, translating into MARKRISRRQFMASTVAGVAVTGMKGLPPSGGEAGENKLAVGAPNAGPRITQSLNAGWRFKRQGSPGSGTEPEFVGAERPDYSDGAWETVVVPHTWDVGPDNPFCTSDHFRGLGWYRREIEIPAGWRGRRVWIEFKAVFQVADVYLNGHHLGRHVGGFTGFGFDLTDHLEFGGKSLLAVRVNDVLDPNIAPANETNVPGYGGIYRTVSLVVIHPLHVQRNGTWVAAGQSADKTTLRIRSWVENQSSQTRSFNLKSLILDAEGREIAGPDINENVGPNAVKEIDQTIPVTNARLWSPDDPHLYELVSTVSEGGRITDRYQTPFGIRFMDHDAANGFTLNGKPIVLRGVDRRQDYGFLGDAVPEAIGVKDVRLMKEMGVNFVRTSHYPQDPAVIDACDRLGILVWEEVPNIKIHMYHAPLDEEENIYATRFPRGLMSNIKHQLKEMVERDRNHPSIVIWGFADDLSSYQYPQDFMELSDYTHSLDPARWTAGRCAHVTDIIDATTIEDLVQAHKEHPEKKYIWNEWGSFHCERGREGPALVRKGRSVVFADSEAALACEGYLMQWNALPWLGTAKWCMFDTGEANGTATRTLWESRDGRITLRWPFNDYFGVADMWRLPKEAYFLFQAEWTETPMVHIAGHWTWPEYAGRIRIVRIYSNCDTVELFLNGKSLSVRKPASQERVWQDFRTLVNQFRDTEELSGQFTQERFPGAHLKHPPFVWDDVIYQPGVLLAMGKKGNTTVRHQIRTAGQARSIVLKPDKESLMADGADVIFVEADVVDSAGTVVPTAQNWIAFSATGPGRLLGGTSEIDAISGIAAINLQNTGETGEVVIHAASPGLESASLRVSAEN; encoded by the coding sequence ATGGCCAGGAAGCGAATTTCACGAAGGCAGTTTATGGCATCCACGGTGGCGGGAGTTGCCGTCACGGGAATGAAAGGGTTGCCCCCGAGCGGCGGCGAGGCGGGCGAGAATAAATTGGCCGTTGGAGCGCCCAATGCCGGGCCCCGCATCACACAATCACTGAACGCCGGCTGGAGATTCAAAAGGCAGGGATCGCCCGGCTCGGGGACAGAACCGGAATTCGTCGGCGCGGAACGGCCCGATTATTCTGACGGTGCGTGGGAAACGGTGGTGGTCCCGCACACCTGGGACGTTGGTCCCGACAACCCATTTTGCACCTCGGACCATTTTCGCGGGCTGGGCTGGTATCGCCGCGAAATCGAGATTCCGGCGGGATGGCGAGGCCGCCGTGTGTGGATTGAATTCAAGGCAGTATTTCAGGTGGCGGACGTTTACCTCAACGGCCATCATCTGGGCCGACACGTGGGAGGTTTCACGGGATTCGGGTTTGACTTGACGGACCATCTGGAATTTGGCGGAAAGAGCCTGCTTGCCGTGCGGGTGAATGATGTGCTGGACCCGAATATTGCTCCGGCAAATGAGACGAACGTTCCCGGGTATGGCGGCATTTACCGGACAGTTTCATTGGTCGTCATACATCCCCTTCACGTGCAGCGCAACGGGACCTGGGTTGCTGCCGGGCAATCAGCAGACAAAACGACGCTTCGAATTCGAAGCTGGGTCGAGAATCAGAGCTCCCAAACGCGAAGCTTCAACCTTAAAAGCCTTATCCTTGACGCCGAGGGCAGGGAAATAGCCGGGCCCGATATCAACGAAAATGTTGGCCCCAACGCCGTGAAGGAAATCGACCAGACCATCCCAGTGACCAACGCGCGTCTCTGGTCGCCCGATGACCCGCACCTTTATGAGTTGGTGAGCACCGTTTCCGAAGGCGGAAGAATCACTGACCGCTACCAAACGCCGTTCGGCATTCGTTTCATGGATCATGACGCAGCCAACGGATTCACGCTCAACGGCAAACCGATTGTTCTGCGTGGCGTGGACCGTCGCCAGGACTACGGCTTTCTCGGGGATGCCGTTCCAGAAGCGATCGGCGTCAAAGACGTGCGCCTGATGAAGGAGATGGGCGTGAACTTTGTCCGCACCTCACATTATCCCCAGGACCCGGCGGTGATCGACGCGTGTGACCGGCTGGGAATCCTCGTCTGGGAAGAGGTGCCGAACATCAAAATCCACATGTACCACGCGCCTCTGGATGAAGAAGAAAACATTTACGCGACCCGCTTCCCGCGCGGTCTGATGTCGAACATCAAACACCAATTGAAAGAAATGGTGGAGCGCGACCGCAATCATCCTTCCATCGTCATCTGGGGCTTTGCCGATGACCTGAGCAGTTACCAATACCCGCAGGACTTTATGGAACTCTCGGACTACACGCATTCGCTTGACCCCGCACGCTGGACGGCCGGGCGATGCGCGCACGTAACCGACATCATCGACGCCACAACGATCGAGGACCTGGTGCAGGCGCATAAGGAGCATCCTGAGAAGAAATACATCTGGAACGAGTGGGGATCGTTTCACTGCGAACGCGGGCGTGAGGGTCCGGCGCTGGTTCGGAAAGGGCGCAGCGTTGTTTTTGCGGATAGTGAAGCGGCGTTGGCCTGCGAAGGGTACTTGATGCAGTGGAACGCGCTGCCCTGGCTGGGTACCGCTAAATGGTGCATGTTCGACACCGGCGAGGCCAACGGGACCGCGACGCGTACGCTTTGGGAGTCCCGGGACGGCCGCATAACTCTCCGCTGGCCGTTTAATGATTACTTCGGAGTTGCTGACATGTGGCGCCTGCCGAAGGAGGCTTATTTTCTGTTTCAGGCCGAGTGGACGGAGACGCCTATGGTCCACATCGCAGGCCATTGGACCTGGCCAGAGTACGCGGGCCGAATCCGCATTGTGAGGATTTATAGCAATTGCGATACGGTGGAACTTTTTCTTAACGGGAAAAGCCTGAGCGTTCGTAAACCCGCCTCGCAAGAACGTGTCTGGCAGGATTTTCGAACCCTGGTAAACCAATTTCGGGACACGGAGGAATTGAGCGGACAGTTTACACAGGAGCGCTTTCCGGGCGCGCATCTCAAGCATCCGCCCTTCGTGTGGGATGACGTTATTTACCAGCCAGGAGTGCTGTTGGCGATGGGAAAAAAAGGGAATACGACGGTCAGGCATCAGATTCGTACCGCGGGGCAGGCAAGAAGCATCGTGCTAAAGCCGGACAAGGAATCGCTGATGGCCGATGGAGCCGACGTGATTTTCGTCGAAGCTGATGTGGTTGACTCCGCCGGGACGGTTGTTCCAACAGCCCAGAACTGGATCGCGTTTTCCGCAACCGGCCCTGGACGCCTGCTCGGCGGCACATCGGAAATCGATGCGATCTCGGGAATCGCTGCCATCAATCTTCAGAACACTGGTGAAACAGGGGAAGTTGTTATCCACGCCGCTTCGCCTGGTCTCGAATCGGCCTCCCTGCGAGTGTCTGCAGAAAACTGA